In the genome of Paenibacillus pabuli, the window ATAACCCGTGAGACCGTAGAAGGGGATACACCCGCCAATTTGGCAATATCTTTGATTGTAATCATGTGAAAAATCCCTTCTGTACAAGCGTTTCAAACATGTCTCCTATGTTAATTCAAAGACTTTGATAAATCAATTGCTAACTGCATCATGAGAACTAAGAGGCAGCGAAATAAAGGAAGACGGCGGGAGAACAAGGAAATCGGAAATTACAGGTACATATGCCGCGAAAATGAAGGGAAATGACCAAAAACGACTTGTGCAAACGTTTGTACAAACAAAGTTTGCTGTTGTATGATGTTATTGTTATTATAGCGCTTACATGACTTGAATCAACATGCTTCTAAGAAAATTCATCCCGATTACATACATATTGGACCATTCTGATGTTCATTTGAGCAAACGTTTGTACTATATTCAAGCAGATGATACACAGAACTTCAGAATGCAGGGACAATACACAGAAAAACGGGAGAAAGCGCGAGACAGCATCGATCATCACTACAAAAAGGGGGAAATTCAATGAGAAAATGGCAGCAAACAGCACTTGCAGGATTCATGGCACTAACACTTGCCGCATGTTCAAGCGGGGGTGGAGGCGGCGCCGCGCCAACCACAACAGACAGCGGCGAAACTGGGGGAACAACAGTGACCGCGGAAAATATTCAGCCGGAAGAGGGCGCGAGCCTTGTCATATGGGAAGATAAAAATCAGCGTAGTTTTATCGAGGAGCGGGCGAAGAAATTTGAAGAGGAGTACGGCGTTCCTGTAAAAATCGAAGAATTGCCGCCTACTGATCAGGTCACCAAGCTGACAACGGACGGACCCGCAGGATTGGCTGCGGATGTAGTCGTTTTCCCACATGACAAGATTGGCAGCGCTTCAGAAGCCGGACTGATCTTGCCGAACGATATTTTTGAGCAAAAAACCTCGGAAACCACCAGTGACAATGCCCTTAAAGCTGTAACATTCAAAGACATCTTATACGGCTATCCCTACAGCGTGGAAACCTATGCGATGTTCTACAACAAAAAGCTTTATCCGGAAGCACCGAAATCATTTGAGGACATTATCAGCTTTGCCAAAACCTTCAATGACACTAAAAACAACAAGTACACTCTGATGTGGGAGCTCCAGCAGTTCTATTACAATTTTGCTTTTCTGGCTTCCCAGGGCGGTTATATTTTTGGCGATGAAGGCATGAACAGCGAGGATATCGGCCTCAACAATGAAGGAGCCATCAAGGGCGGCCAGTTCCTGCAGACGTTGAAATCAGAAATACTGCCTGTGAAGATGGGCGATGTGAACTTTGACATCAAGAAAGGGCTGTTTTCAAGCGGAAAACTGGCCATGGACATTAACGGGCCGTGGGCCATTACCGACTATCGCGATGCCGGTATTGATTTTGGAGTTGCCCCGCTTCCTTCGATTGAGGGCAATCCGATGACCTCCTTCTCTGGAGTCAAGGCGTATTACGTCAATGCATTTACAACGTATCCGAATGCTGCCAAGCTGTTTGCAGCATATCTCTCCAGCGCGGAATCCCAGATGGTCAATTTTGAGATGAACGGAACGCTCCCGGCCAATAAAGAGGTGGCGGCAGATCCGAAGGTTCAGGGGGATGAAATTACGAAGGCATTTCTTGAGCAATTCAACAACTCCACGCCAATGCCTTCGCTTCCTGCCATGGACAGCGTCTGGGGTCCCATCGGCGCGGCAATTAGCGACATATGGGATGGTGGCAAGGATGTGAAAACCTCTCTGGATAACGCAGTCAAACAAATCAAGGAGAGCCTTGCAACAGTCCAATAATAAAGGAAAGAGCAGGTGCAGAGGAAGCCAACATGTCCTCTGCATTCTGCTATAACTGATCGGTAACTTCGCTTGCCGGGAAGGAGTAGGAAAGAATGAAACAGCAGCATGTTCCAGTCACTGTTAAGCCGAATAGAGAAAGACAGCATCGTATGACAGCGGCTGTGCTGTCCGTTGTCCTGCAAGGACTTGGACAGTTGTATAACCGTCAATGGATCAAGGGTATCTGTTTTCTGATTCTGGAGGGAATAGGGCTCGCTTATCTGATTCCCCGTTTGAATCAGGCCGTATGGGGAGTATGGACGCTTGGTGAGCAGACGCAGCGCTTTGTCAAAGTGAATGGATCAACGGTGCTGCAGCAGGGGGACCACTCCATCTTTTTGCTGCTCAACGGAATCATTGTGCTTTTGGTATTTTTCGTTTTTCTTCTTCTGTATATCTTCAATATCCGGGATGCGTACCTCACGGGAAAATTAAGAGAGGAAGGAAAGCAGGCCTCCAGAGCCTCTGCTTCCCTGAGATATCTGCTCGATAAACAATTCCCGTATCTTTTCTTGTCCATTCCTGCACTCGGCATCCTGTTTTTCACGATTATGCCGATTTTATTTACGATTACGTTGGCCTTCACCAACTACTCGGCACCGGATCATATTCCGCCTGCCAAGCTGGTGGATTGGGTGGGCTTCAAGACGTTCACGGATCTGATCCAGCTTAAATCATGGAGCCACACCTTCTTTGGTGTACTAACGTGGACGGTCATTTGGGCCATTCTGGCAACAGTCACCACCTATTTCGGAGGCGTGTTGGTTGCGCTTCTTATCGAACAGAAAGGCATTCGTTTCAAAAAGGTGTGGCGGACGATATTCATTCTTCCTTATGCCATTCCGCAGATTATCTCACTACTTCTGATGCGTAACTTGTTCAATGGACAATTTGGCCCCATTAATACGTATATGAAGGCGTTTGGCCTTGAGGGTTTACCATGGTTAACTGACCCGTTCTGGGCAAAAGTTACAGTCATCCTTGTAAATATGTGGATTGGGATTCCGGTTAGTATGGTGCTCATACTGGGCGTGTTGACGGCCATTCCACGGGATTTGTATGAAGCGGCTGAGGTAGACGGTGCATCCGCTTTTCAGAAATTCCGTATCATTACGCTTCCTTTTATCATGTTCGCTACAACCCCGGTGCTCATTATGCAATTTGCCGGGAATTTCAATAATTTCAATGTCATCTTCCTGCTGACGAACGGTAATCCGCTGCGTGGCGATTATCAATATGCGGGATCAACCGATCTTCTCGTGACCTGGTTGTACAAACTGACGTTGGATAACAACAAGTTCAATATGGCTTCGGCGGTTGGTATCATTATCTTCCTGATTATTGCGTCGTTCTCCATCTGGAATTTCCGTCGTTCCAAATCGTTCAAGGAGGAGGACATGATTCAATGAAAAAGCGCAACAATCCCATGCGTCTGACGATCAGTTATGCGCTGTTGGTCATTATTGCCATCGTATCGGTATATCCGGTCTTGTGGATATTTCTCTCGTCGCTGCGTCCTGGTGCAGCGCTGTACAGTGAACGGCTGTGGCCTGAAGCGTTCACATTGGCACATTACGGGGAACTGTTTACCAACCCGTCATTTATGTATGGCACGTGGTATCTGAACACGTTGAAGATCGCCTTTTTCACCATGATTTTCTCAACGCTTATGGTCACTTTGGGCATGTATGCCTTATCGCGTTTCCGTTTTCGCGGTCGTAAGACCATTCTATCCACCATGCTGATCCTGGGGATGTTCCCCAGCTTCATGAGCATGATTGCCATTTATATTATTTTGCTTCAGATCAAATTGCTGGACACTCATGCCGCATTGATTCTGGTCTATTCGTCCGGGGCCGTGCTGGGTGGATTTATTGTCAAAGGGTTCTTTGATACCATTCCGCGCAGTCTGGATGAAGCCGCACGAATTGATGGCGCCAGTCATCTGCGCGTGTTCACCAGTATCATTTTGCCATTGTCGCGGCCGATGCTAACCTATGTAGCCCTAACCAGCTTCACGGGTGCGTGGATGGACTTTATTTTTGCCCGGCTGGTGCTTCGGACGAAAGAGAACTGGACACTTGCGGTTGGTATGTGGGATCTGGTTAACCGCTATCAGGACAGCAATTTTACGATGTTTGCTGCCGGGGCCGTACTGATCGCCATTCCGATTACGTTGTTGTTTGTATTCCTGCAGCGTTTCCTTGTGCAAGGGCTGACCTCTGGCGCCTCCAAAGGATAAAGGGAACCCTAACTGCATAGATAGCCTGTAGAACATACCCAGGCCACCAATCAGGCGCTTCTGAGAGGTTCCATTCATCGCTGGAACTGCTTCGGAAGCGCCTGCCTGCTGTTTGAGATCCGAATGACAAGAGGAGGAAATAACCGATGGGAACGATACAGTCCCCGGAACCGGAATTAGGACCAAATGGAGCTAGTACTGCTGCGGAGAGTGTGAAAATGGCCAACAGGGCGCTTTGGCGAAATGTGGCTTACCGCAGAATTTTGTGCGGCTACGGCGTCTCCGTATTTGGTGATTGCTTCAACGGCATTGCTATCAGTCTGTGGGTATTGCAGACCACGGGAAGTGCGAAGAACATGGCAGCTGTACAGGTGTGTAATATGGTCGTCAGTTTTCTGTTCGGATCATTTGCAGGTACGTTTGCCGACAGGCTGGATCGCAGAAAACTGATGTTGTCGTCCGATTTGTTTCGCGGGGCCATGGCGTTTGTCATCGCAGTGAGTCTGTTTGTACTGCATGTTCCTTTTGCACTCGTACTGCTTATGCTCTCCCTATCCATGTTCTCCAGCCTGTTTCAGGCGCCTGCATTTCATGCTTCAGTAACCAGTCTGGTGGGGAGGGAGCATCTGCAACAAGCTACGGGCACCATCCATCTGGTGGATAATATTGCCCGGATCAGCGGACTGGCCGCTGCGGGGATTGCCGTTTCTGCATTTGGAGGGTTTACGGCCATCATGATTACGGGTGTGACCTTTTTATTGTCTGCGATATGTGTGATGTTGGCCGGACGTTTCCCGGATGTACAACGCTCTTCCATGCATAGAGGATCGTTCGTCAAGGAGTGGGGCGGTTCATTTTCTTACATCTTTGCACATCCCCTGATTCGCTCCATCGTTATCCTTAATCCGCTGCTGATTCTCTTCTTTATGTCAGCCATCATGCTTGTACAGGTTATGGCCGTGAAGGTATGGCAGGCGAATCCCGTCCAGTTCGGACTGATCGAGACGTGTATTCCACTAGGGTACATGCTGGGTTCCGGGATTCTGATTGCCTCAGGCAACCGGCTGAAACGAAGAGGGAGATGGGTGTTTATCGGATTACTGGTCCTTGGGCCACTGTACATGCTGTTAGCCAATGTATCTTCTTCGCTGCTGGCCTTGCCGCTGATCATTGCCGGGGGAGCGATGTTTGCATGCTGTACGATGTTAACCCAGATTATGATGCGTGCCGAGGTTCCTGATGAGCTGCAGGGAAGAATCTACGGCGTGCTCGGAACCATTACAAGTACAGCCCCGATCCTGGGATTAACGGTCGTTTCGGTTTTGGCCGATCAGTGGGGAGTCCAAATCGTGCTGGAGAGTCTGGGTGCGTTGCTTCTGGTAGTAGGGGTGATTGCATCATTAGGATTAAAATCCATTCGGACCTATCGATAGCACAAAGCAAGCCATGCCAAAGGTAATGACAAGCCTAATCAAAGAACCCGGAGCAGGCGCTTATCCGCGTCTAACTCCGGGTTGAATGATAAGATGATGAAGGAATGACTATTGCCAGTCTACTGTCACGGTTGCGGTTCCACTGGTCGGAGTGGTGAAGGTATGATTGTTGCCATTTTCCCACGTGATGGTAGAGCCGTTCTTTTTGAAAAACTTGAATTCAAGGTTCGTTCCGGCTGGAACGCTAACGTCGTAATACCAGGTCGGATAGGAATAAATCACCTGATTGAACGCTGGACCAATGGCCAGAGGACCTGTGGACCAGTTGCCCAGCTCCGCAACATTACCTGTCAGATACAGATTTTGTCCCAGTGTGGTGGATGCGTTGTTAATGACAAAACGGACGGAAACCTGATTGCCACTAAGAATCGTGAAATTGTTATAAGTGTTGCTGTTGACTCCGCCGGCTGCGACTTTAACGGCATAGTTGCCCGCGGCAACAGCAGGGATGGTCACTTTGATCTGAGTATCTTCCCAGGATGTAATGGCTGAACCCGTCACAGCGGTTGTACCGAAATAGACCGTGCCTTTGGTCGTACCAAATCCGCGACCATCAATGGTAACAGTATTGCCTGCTTTACCCATGGTTGGGCCCACGTGTCCGATGGTTGGCGTTGTGGTATTGGCTGTGTACTGCCAGACCGCTGTGGCTCCTGCAGCAAGTGTGAAGGCAGAGACGTTTCCTCCTGTGGAGGTAATGTTATTACCGTTTAGCGCACCTGCAAGTACATCGTTGTAAGTTCCAGAAGGGAGCGATGTAGTAAGGCCGCTAATGGAAGTGGAATTCGAAAGATTGCGGTTAACCGCTACGACGGCAACATTGTTGCCAAATTTACGTTCATACACATACACATCATCGTTAATCCAGCGCTGCTGGGTAGTTCCGTAAGCGATAGCTGGATTGGTTTTGCGTAATGGTGCCAGTTTGCTGATGACGTTAAAGGCGGTCGTTGTTTTGGAGAAAGAAGGCATTTTGGCACGATTGTCCGGGTCGCCGTTACCTGTCATATACTGCTCAGTGCCATAATAGATGGCCGGTACGCCCCGTGAAGTAAGAGTAAATGCAAGAGCTTGTTCCAACCGACGGTTGTTAACGGCACTTGTTTTGAATCGATCCATGTCATGGTTGTCAATGAAAGTCACCTGGTCACTCACATGGGCATAATCAGCGGCAGTGCTGGTGATCATGGAATCCAGGGCAACCATCGTGGATGTGTTATCACGGAACACATTACGTACTGCATTGTTGAAACGGAAGTCGAGCAGGCTCATGCCGGATTGGTTGGCAAAGTTGGTGTTGTCCGCGTCCGAAGCCGAAGAACCCAGGAACCATTCACCGAAGGTGAATACCGGTTTGTGGCTGTAGATGGAAGACATCCAGTTTTTTTGCCAGCCCAGTGGCATATGCTTGACTGCATCCACACGAATTCCGTCAATGCCCATATCGAGCCAGAGCTTGATGGCATCCTTGAAGTAGGTGTCAATGGTGCTGTTATTGTGATTCAGGTCAGCGAGATCATAGAGGTTTTTGTAGATGCCGTTCTCCAGCGTGGAGAAGTCGGAGCCGCCATTGTGGTGGAAGTATTTGTTTGTGTCGTTGGTGTATCCGCCGACGAGTGTGCCATTATCGTATAACTTTCCATTCTCTGCAAACGAGGTGTCGGTTTCCATGGCAGGAGAGGTATGGTTGGGAGCAAAATCAATGATGACTTTGATGCCCTTGGCATGGGCAGTATCGATCAGGTTCTGAAAATCAGCCATCGTACCGAAAGCCGGATTGGTCTTCTTGAAGTCACGTGCCCAGTATCCGTGATAGGCCGTGTTGTTGACACCGGAGTAGTTGATCAGCGAGTATATGTTCTCGACAGGCTGGGATATCCAGAGTGCCGTAATGCCCAGATCAGTAAAATAGTTGTCATTGATCTTATTGATTAATCCTTGCCAGTCGCCGCCGCAATAGAGCTTCAGGTTGGTACAGGAGGAATCAGAGGCCCCCCCGGTAGGATTATTCGAGGGATTGCCATCCAGGAATCGGTCGGTAAACACCTGATAAATGACATCGGTGCTGAAATTCTGTTTGTTGGTTACAGCTGTATCCGCATCTGCAAAAACGGAAGCCGATGGCAAAAACGGCAGTGCACTTCCGGCCAGCAAGCTGAGGGTCAGCGTTGTACTGAGCATAATTCGCTTGGTCCAATTAAACATGGTAATCCACCCTTCGTGTATTATATAAATTGAACTAAAGAATATTTACACTTACCACTCCGATGACAGAACAACCTTCCGACCGCTGTTATCCCCAGATTTTTTTGAATCCCTCTTCAAAGGGAAAAATCCGGGGATAAAGGCGAAGCGTATGCTTCCGATGCAGCTTTCCTTCAGAAAGCTTGTAGCTCCACTTCTTCAGGTTATTTCTGTCCTCTCCGTCCTTGTGTAAATGTTTAGTTCGATTTATATAGATTTGTAATCTCTTTCTTGATTAGAAAAGCGCTTTCAAATCAGGCGTTGACAGGTTTTCTTAACGATATCCCCTCCTTATGAATGCCAACAACCCCGGCACCTCCTGCTGGAGTTACCGGGGTTGTCCTAAACCGAATGGGTTTAAAAGCATGGCCCTCTAGTTATGATCACAAGGTTATGATAATTAAATAATGGTTGGGTTGTCAATAATTTTTTCCTGAGCATTTTTTTTCTATTTCTATATTTACAAACAAGCCTCAACGGATTTAAACTATTCGCAGACCCACCAATATAAGGGCTATGCATTTTAGAACATTTCGGTGTTTTAAAACAACCCCGTCTCTTCAGAGACGGGGTTGTTTGTCGATGTAGCCGAGGGAAGAACGAAGCGGGAAGAACAAGAACACTTCGCTGGTGTAAAACGGAAGTCTATAGGAGAGGCGGTTGATGGCTCAGTGAACACTCATTCTGTTATCGAGTGTGTGGAAGGTTTCAAAGCATCCAGGCTGGACAACACGAGAAAGATTTTCGTCTATTTGCCACCAGGCTATAAGGAGCATGTGGATCATCGTTATCCGGTGTTGTACATGCATGCGGGACAGAGGGCCTTCGGCTCTTCGACTGCTGGAAATGAAACATGGAATGTGGATCAGGCGGCAGACCAACTGATTGCTCAAGGCCTGATGGATGGGTTGATCATTGTCGGCATTGCCCATGTGCGTCCGGTTACACACAATGAGTTCTATCATTTCATTGCGCCTGCAAGAGAAGCAATAAGTGTTGGGTGCTCAGGCCTGGATTATGAACACTTTATCATTCATGAACTGAAACCGTTCATCGATGAGCATTACCGCACACTTCCGGACAAGGATAATACGGGACTGCTTGGTTCTTCCGCAGCGGCACTCAGCACCTTTCATATAGGAACACGTCACTCTGATATTTTTGGAAAACTGATCATGCTCTCTCCCTTCTTCGTGGACGTGCAGCTGGATGAAACGTCGGAGAGCAGGCTGCAGGAGGAGAACATGTACCTCATGCCTGAGGGCAATGCTCCGATTCAAATGTGGATGGATATTGGGGACGCAGAAGGATTGTTTCTGCCTTCCCAGGTAAGGGATGTGGTTCATCAGATGCTCGAACTGGGATACAAGCCTGGCAAGGATATCGCATTTCTGGAACAGCCGGATGCAGGTCATCAGGAAGCGGATTGGGGAGAGCGGGTTCATCTTCCGCTACTGTACATGTTTGGCCGAATCGGCAATCCAGCTTCTCTGGAGTTGATGGGAAGGGACGTTATCGGATTGAAGGGTGGACAGCATGGTCACATCAATGCGCTGCTTCATCATGACAGCGGGTTCACCATGAGTGTACTTGAAGGGGAGTACAGGTCCGATCATCCTGATGTTCTTGAGGTTCGACCCAATGGGGACCTGGTTCCTCTCAAGACGGGAAATGCAGTGGTTACCCTGACCGTGGGAGCGCTGTCCGCATCACGTAGGTACACGGTTGTGGAACAATTATCGGGTCATGTGACAGTCTGTATCAGTGCAGAGGCACCTTTTCAAGACATGTATGATGATTCGATCTACAGTGGCATGGGCATGAAGCTTCTGCATGTTGGGGGCGGCCGTTATGAGGGCTGCTTCGAGGTTCCGCGTGACAGCGGATTTCGGTTCAGGTTCACGCGAGGCTTTCGGCAATTCGAGACGGATGCCGATGGCAAAGCGCTGCCCAATCGGGTGTTCCGTGCCCATGATAATCTGTCTCTTCATTACAAAATTCAGTCTTGGGGCAGCACGGCTGCCAAAGCCGGGAACAGGAGGTAGCTATGATTATTCATTCGTTTCAGCCCACATTGGATATTCCATATTATTATCCGTGTAATTTTCCCTTGATTCACGAAGTCCTTCAGCGTCAGGGCTCGATAAGCAGTCTGGGCCTGTTGGCTTCCAGCCGCTTGTATAGCCTGCCATCCTGTTCGGATCGTGGCCTGATTAAGCCTTACTTTCATAAGCTGGATTATGAGGAGCCGATGTGGGAAGTGTTTGGAGAACGGGAGTTTGACAGCTTCGAACAAGGAAAGGCATATATGCGGGAGCGACTTGAAAATGAGGACCTTTTGATCGTCACTGGCACCAGTTATTGCTTGCCTTATGGGGAGGATTATCGGAATCCGGAGTATATTCATAAACTTGTTAAACAAGGCTCGCGCCTTCATCTGGTGGATCATTGGCTGGCTGTGTACGGGATGGATGAGAAGCAGTTCTATGTCTATGATCCTGTTCCCTCCAAATACATGGGAGCTGTATCATCTGCTGATTTCCAGGAGTTCTGGAAAGGAAACAAAAATATATCCGAGCTCGAAGTAGCCCGGCGAAAAGAAACATTACGGACCTATGGCACGATGCAGATCCGTGCTGTCGATACACTCGACTCGGCAGGTTATCGGAACATGCTGCGCTCTGCGCTGGCGACGCAAGCTCGTGAATTCATCATGGGCAGAACAGTCTGGCAGGGCAATCGTAGTTATTATTTTGGACATGCGGTGACTTCACAATTGTTACAAAGACTGCACCCGGACGCCGAGTCGGATCGGGAACAGGAGAAAGCCATCTCCGCGTTCCTATTCGACATGCGCTGGAGCCGTTACTTTTTCCGTGATTTGCTGGAGGAGGCTGCCAAATGGCTTGATTCTCCCCATGATCAATATGTTGCGGAATTCAGTGCAATGATAGCCCGTTGGGAACAGGCACACAAGCTGCTGCAGATCGCCAGAATGAAACGAAGCCCGGAATGGCGGGAGCAGTTAACGGATATTATCGAACAATTGGCGGCCGACGAATTACGCTGGTATGAAGCGCTGATGACGACACATCAGCATGCTGATCGCTTCAGACAGACCGCATCGACTGTGGATGGGGAGAATCCCGCGCCCTCATATCGGGAAGTCATCGAGCGAATTGTGCTGGATAGCTGCGATGAGCTTCATCGGTACCATAACGCACCCATTCCTCTGGAACATGGTTTGCAGGCGTCCCTATATGGAGGTCGGGGAAGACTGGATTCTCTTGAACTGGTTACTTTACTTGCGGTTGTCGAGCAAAGTGTTGAAGATACGTTCGGTGTAGGGGTAGCCCTCACGGAAATGGCCGCTGCTTCCATGCCGGAAAGTCCTTACCGAACGGTGGAATCGCTGGTTGATTATTTGGAGGCACAATTGAAACATCGCCCAAAGGGTGATGCGGGATGAATATCCATTTTCTTCTGGAACGGTTCGCTGTGTATGAGGATCGCCCTGCATTTATTTGGAGGGACGAGCAGTATAGTTATAGTTGGTTATTGGAACAGGTGAACACCCTTAGCCAGTGGATCTCGAGAGAAGGGCTTGACGGGAAGATCGTTGTGCTTGAAGAAAATTATTCTCCTTATGCGGCAGCGGCATTGATTGCTCTTCTGGAACGAAATTGTATTGTGATTCCGCTGGATCGACACTTGGTTGAGGCCAAACGGAATGAGTATACAACGCTCGCTCAGGCAGAGTGGTGCATGAGTGTTGGGGAAGGGGAAGCGATGGCCAGACCCTGTTCCGTACAAGGCAGTCGATCCCCGATATTGGCAGGACTGATTCTGGAAAAGAAAGCAGGTCTGGTGATCTTCTCATCCGGATCGACAGGACGAAGCAAAGCTGCTGTTCACAGCGGGGATAGACTGTTGGATGGGTTCAGGCGGCAAGTCCGGCCGCTCTGTACGATCCCTTTCATGATGTTTGACCATATTGGTGGCTTAAACACAATGCTGCAGTCCCTCTCCAGCGGCGGCTGTTTATGTGTCATACCGGATCGCTCGCCCCTGGAAGTATGCAAAACCATTGAAAAGCACCGTGTTCAGGCATTGCCAGTCTCACCAACGTTTATGAACCTACTGCTCCTTAGCGGAGTCTATCAGGAGTTCGATCTATCCAGTCTCGAAGTGGTTTCCTATGGATCTGAGGTTATGCCAGAGACGCTGCTTGCAGCATGGAATCGTCAGTTTCCGCATGTACGTACAGTGCAAGCTTACGGCATGTCGGAGCTTGGCATTCTGCCGACACGTTCCAAAGATTCGGGTTCCTTGCTATTCACGGTTCGGGACGGGGAAGTCCAATATCGGATTGTAGACGGCTTGCTTGAGATCCAGACGCAAACAGCCATGATCGGATATCTGAATGCACCATCTCCATTCACGGAAGATGGCTGGCTCCAGACCGGGGATGAAGCGGAGATGGAAGATGGTTACATTCGTATCCTGGGCCGTCGCTCCGAAATCATTAATGTAGGTGGGCGTAAGGTATATCCCGCGGAAGTGGAAAGTGTCCTGGAGCAAATGAAAGTCATTGAGACGGCTGTAGTGACCGGGGAACCGAGTGGAATTACGGGGGAGATGGTCAAGGCCACGGTCAGACTTACAGGGCAGCAATCTCTTGCGGAGCTGCGCAGACAGATTTGGGACTTTTGCCAAGACAAGCTGCCTCCATACAAAATTCCACAAAAAATCGTTGTTACTCACGAAGCTTTAACAAGTCCAAGAATGAAAAAAATAAGATATTCCGGTCCAACTTTCGATGTTCAGAATGAGGTTGCGGCAAGCATGGAGGATTTGGAAGGAACGACAGATGAATGAGCGTATAAAAGTAAAAACAATGAAGTGATTCAGTGCCAGGCAGGGTGTGACATATGGAGTGGTAAATTGAAAGGGTTGTCCTAAAAAAGTCATGTATATGACTTTTTTAGGACAACCCTCGTTTATGTTGCTCTAAGGAACCTGGCACACGTTATTCGCTCCCATTTGCACCATTCTGAGTTTTAACGAATCACAGAGGTCTTATTTCGTTGGTGTATTCGATTTTCCGGGCTTTTATAACGGTTTGCGACGGAATAACGATACTGAGGTTCTTTAGAAATTTCATTACTTGATTTACCACCTATTAAGATGCTCCA includes:
- a CDS encoding alpha/beta hydrolase, yielding MFVDVAEGRTKREEQEHFAGVKRKSIGEAVDGSVNTHSVIECVEGFKASRLDNTRKIFVYLPPGYKEHVDHRYPVLYMHAGQRAFGSSTAGNETWNVDQAADQLIAQGLMDGLIIVGIAHVRPVTHNEFYHFIAPAREAISVGCSGLDYEHFIIHELKPFIDEHYRTLPDKDNTGLLGSSAAALSTFHIGTRHSDIFGKLIMLSPFFVDVQLDETSESRLQEENMYLMPEGNAPIQMWMDIGDAEGLFLPSQVRDVVHQMLELGYKPGKDIAFLEQPDAGHQEADWGERVHLPLLYMFGRIGNPASLELMGRDVIGLKGGQHGHINALLHHDSGFTMSVLEGEYRSDHPDVLEVRPNGDLVPLKTGNAVVTLTVGALSASRRYTVVEQLSGHVTVCISAEAPFQDMYDDSIYSGMGMKLLHVGGGRYEGCFEVPRDSGFRFRFTRGFRQFETDADGKALPNRVFRAHDNLSLHYKIQSWGSTAAKAGNRR
- a CDS encoding ANL family adenylate-forming protein, whose amino-acid sequence is MNIHFLLERFAVYEDRPAFIWRDEQYSYSWLLEQVNTLSQWISREGLDGKIVVLEENYSPYAAAALIALLERNCIVIPLDRHLVEAKRNEYTTLAQAEWCMSVGEGEAMARPCSVQGSRSPILAGLILEKKAGLVIFSSGSTGRSKAAVHSGDRLLDGFRRQVRPLCTIPFMMFDHIGGLNTMLQSLSSGGCLCVIPDRSPLEVCKTIEKHRVQALPVSPTFMNLLLLSGVYQEFDLSSLEVVSYGSEVMPETLLAAWNRQFPHVRTVQAYGMSELGILPTRSKDSGSLLFTVRDGEVQYRIVDGLLEIQTQTAMIGYLNAPSPFTEDGWLQTGDEAEMEDGYIRILGRRSEIINVGGRKVYPAEVESVLEQMKVIETAVVTGEPSGITGEMVKATVRLTGQQSLAELRRQIWDFCQDKLPPYKIPQKIVVTHEALTSPRMKKIRYSGPTFDVQNEVAASMEDLEGTTDE
- a CDS encoding BtrH N-terminal domain-containing protein, whose protein sequence is MIIHSFQPTLDIPYYYPCNFPLIHEVLQRQGSISSLGLLASSRLYSLPSCSDRGLIKPYFHKLDYEEPMWEVFGEREFDSFEQGKAYMRERLENEDLLIVTGTSYCLPYGEDYRNPEYIHKLVKQGSRLHLVDHWLAVYGMDEKQFYVYDPVPSKYMGAVSSADFQEFWKGNKNISELEVARRKETLRTYGTMQIRAVDTLDSAGYRNMLRSALATQAREFIMGRTVWQGNRSYYFGHAVTSQLLQRLHPDAESDREQEKAISAFLFDMRWSRYFFRDLLEEAAKWLDSPHDQYVAEFSAMIARWEQAHKLLQIARMKRSPEWREQLTDIIEQLAADELRWYEALMTTHQHADRFRQTASTVDGENPAPSYREVIERIVLDSCDELHRYHNAPIPLEHGLQASLYGGRGRLDSLELVTLLAVVEQSVEDTFGVGVALTEMAAASMPESPYRTVESLVDYLEAQLKHRPKGDAG